Proteins co-encoded in one Nitratireductor kimnyeongensis genomic window:
- a CDS encoding helix-turn-helix transcriptional regulator, whose amino-acid sequence MATETREKRPARLSKAVSRRDLSNLARNYCQSGEPISYLIAEAAPDSTTGMASILVSNWTFDTIEDVGLTAITRLVESSISTFPGTMPRGWHPLALSALLACDEIANLSLHQQQEVFLLKLPSGKKRYIALISTNQTDALDLAELRRLQMGLCHLLSGYKTKANPAGEPLSERERECLHWVSEGKTADEVSLIINVSSNTVNSYVAHAIHKLAAKNRAMAIATAIRNGLI is encoded by the coding sequence ATGGCGACTGAGACACGCGAGAAACGCCCTGCAAGGCTATCCAAGGCCGTATCGCGGCGCGATCTCTCCAACCTTGCACGCAACTATTGCCAGTCTGGCGAACCTATCTCCTACCTGATTGCGGAAGCTGCACCAGACAGCACGACGGGTATGGCAAGTATTCTTGTGTCCAACTGGACCTTCGACACGATCGAGGATGTGGGACTAACGGCAATCACCCGGCTTGTCGAAAGCTCCATTTCAACCTTTCCGGGTACGATGCCGCGCGGATGGCATCCGCTAGCACTTTCTGCGCTCCTGGCTTGCGATGAGATCGCGAACCTTTCGCTTCATCAACAGCAAGAGGTTTTCCTTCTCAAACTCCCCTCAGGCAAAAAGCGCTACATCGCGCTGATATCCACCAATCAGACGGACGCGCTCGATCTCGCCGAGCTGCGTCGATTGCAGATGGGGCTGTGTCATCTCCTCTCAGGCTACAAGACCAAAGCGAACCCGGCGGGCGAGCCGCTCTCCGAGCGGGAGCGGGAATGCCTCCATTGGGTTTCTGAAGGGAAAACAGCCGATGAGGTCTCGCTTATCATCAACGTGTCATCGAACACGGTGAACAGTTATGTCGCCCACGCGATCCACAAGCTGGCGGCCAAGAACCGCGCTATGGCGATTGCTACGGCCATTCGCAACGGACTTATATAG
- a CDS encoding FliG C-terminal domain-containing protein: MTEALALTQAQKAATILVAMGKPSAGRLLKFFKQDELKALMEGARMLRTIPQAELEKVVSEFESEFTEGAGLLDSADSIDTILNETLSEEEMDLLMGRNAPAVSEAEEVWAELEKLPAEELIELISAEHPQVIATILGGIAPSIAAKVLVSLDKSLRTSVISRMAATGEMPTQAKKLIENRMSELLRNMRAGKDSAVGLARVASLLNELDKEQADEVIHELELTGTSDVKAIRSQLFSFEEIVLLDQKARVALFDGLSSELVTLALRNAPEATVEAVLSALGQRTRRMIEAELSTGSEDVPEADIMQARRRISASAVQLAQQGSFVLPSMQQQEAA, encoded by the coding sequence ATGACAGAGGCTCTTGCTCTGACACAGGCACAGAAGGCGGCCACCATTCTCGTGGCGATGGGCAAGCCTTCGGCAGGTCGTCTACTAAAGTTCTTTAAACAGGACGAGCTCAAGGCGCTCATGGAAGGCGCCCGCATGTTGCGGACGATTCCGCAGGCGGAGCTGGAGAAAGTGGTCAGCGAATTCGAAAGCGAGTTCACCGAGGGAGCCGGGCTTCTCGATTCAGCCGACAGCATTGACACGATTTTGAATGAAACCCTCTCCGAAGAGGAGATGGACCTGCTTATGGGGCGCAATGCGCCGGCGGTCAGCGAAGCCGAAGAGGTCTGGGCCGAACTTGAAAAGCTTCCTGCGGAGGAATTGATTGAACTTATCTCCGCCGAGCATCCGCAAGTCATCGCAACCATTTTGGGTGGCATCGCTCCATCAATCGCCGCGAAAGTGCTGGTAAGCCTGGACAAGAGCCTACGCACATCGGTCATCAGCCGGATGGCGGCGACGGGGGAGATGCCCACGCAGGCAAAGAAGCTTATCGAGAACCGCATGAGCGAACTTCTGCGCAATATGCGCGCCGGCAAGGATTCTGCAGTCGGTCTGGCGCGTGTGGCATCGCTCCTTAACGAGCTCGACAAGGAGCAGGCCGATGAGGTCATTCACGAACTGGAACTCACCGGCACCAGCGATGTGAAAGCGATCCGCTCCCAGCTGTTCTCCTTCGAGGAGATTGTGTTGCTTGATCAGAAAGCACGCGTGGCGCTGTTCGACGGCTTGTCGAGTGAACTGGTCACGCTGGCGCTTCGCAACGCTCCGGAAGCCACTGTCGAAGCGGTCCTGTCGGCGCTCGGCCAGCGCACACGCCGCATGATCGAGGCAGAACTCAGCACCGGTTCGGAGGACGTGCCAGAGGCCGATATCATGCAGGCTCGCAGGCGCATTTCCGCAAGTGCGGTTCAGCTCGCACAGCAGGGCAGTTTTGTCCTCCCAAGCATGCAGCAGCAGGAAGCCGCCTGA
- the fliN gene encoding flagellar motor switch protein FliN, giving the protein MTMTNAEPEPQEHGEEELNKAIEELKDVLHEENPGGGERADSFSGNPDLVMSIPVEVQIVLGSAEMPVSQLMALKKGSTVSLNRRVGEPVEIVVNGRRIARGEITLVDDDPSRFGVKLTEIAGKASVE; this is encoded by the coding sequence ATGACGATGACAAATGCCGAGCCGGAGCCGCAGGAACACGGCGAGGAAGAGCTCAACAAGGCGATTGAGGAATTGAAGGACGTGCTCCACGAGGAGAATCCCGGCGGTGGTGAGCGAGCCGACTCTTTCTCGGGAAATCCCGATCTGGTGATGAGCATTCCCGTTGAGGTTCAGATCGTTCTCGGCAGCGCCGAGATGCCGGTGTCGCAACTCATGGCCCTGAAAAAGGGGTCGACAGTGTCGCTCAATCGACGCGTCGGCGAGCCGGTCGAGATCGTCGTGAACGGCAGGCGTATCGCGCGGGGTGAGATTACGTTGGTCGATGACGACCCGTCTCGTTTCGGGGTGAAGCTCACGGAAATCGCCGGCAAGGCATCCGTCGAGTAA
- a CDS encoding FliM/FliN family flagellar motor switch protein, whose protein sequence is MALTDDPELMRALVVERLVGATGDPRKVVEAARSCAARALPRVMDSLEEKLPTPITVDLVDVEIVRLADLKPQADCCDALVVVPGDASGDALTMRLDPMAISHLVGAMFGGNPDLPAVPLQRPPSAIERDVAAHAFDIFARALNGKGARSLGLRLQMPTVLAGPDFKRFVVRDGPGVRIRFAIGGENQSGFLTAWMPQRLLLEVRDPEAEDTRQNSVKAADWHNRFSDEVMRSNVRLKATIPVMRMALGQLASLHEGQVIEFGDGAQPEARLAVRDKTVFTCDFGKAGHHYTVRIKQPFDARKDVVEGLLAQ, encoded by the coding sequence ATGGCGCTGACGGATGACCCAGAACTGATGCGTGCCCTTGTCGTCGAGCGACTTGTGGGCGCTACCGGCGATCCGCGAAAGGTGGTTGAGGCCGCGCGTTCCTGCGCAGCCCGTGCCTTGCCGCGTGTCATGGACAGTCTGGAAGAAAAGTTGCCCACGCCGATCACGGTCGATCTGGTAGACGTCGAAATCGTCCGGCTTGCCGATCTAAAGCCACAAGCGGACTGCTGTGATGCGCTGGTGGTTGTTCCTGGAGATGCATCCGGTGACGCACTTACCATGCGGCTTGATCCTATGGCGATCTCCCATCTCGTGGGCGCAATGTTCGGAGGCAATCCTGACTTGCCTGCGGTTCCACTCCAGCGTCCGCCTTCGGCTATTGAACGCGATGTGGCAGCGCATGCCTTCGATATTTTTGCCAGGGCCTTGAATGGGAAGGGCGCCCGTTCGCTCGGATTGCGCTTGCAGATGCCGACGGTGTTGGCCGGCCCTGATTTCAAACGCTTCGTGGTGCGGGACGGTCCGGGTGTTCGCATAAGATTTGCCATTGGCGGAGAAAACCAGAGTGGTTTTCTCACCGCATGGATGCCCCAGCGACTTCTGCTTGAGGTTCGCGATCCTGAAGCAGAAGACACGCGCCAGAACAGTGTCAAAGCGGCGGACTGGCACAATCGCTTCAGCGACGAGGTCATGCGTTCGAACGTGCGCCTGAAGGCGACAATTCCGGTGATGCGCATGGCGCTCGGCCAACTCGCGTCGCTTCATGAAGGTCAGGTGATCGAGTTTGGCGATGGTGCTCAACCCGAGGCACGGCTCGCAGTACGCGACAAGACCGTTTTCACGTGTGATTTCGGGAAAGCCGGACATCACTACACAGTGCGGATCAAACAACCCTTCGACGCCCGCAAGGATGTCGTCGAAGGCCTTCTGGCACAATGA
- a CDS encoding helix-turn-helix domain-containing protein gives MPETSSGMHWEEVSPLDEGSCLILPLATDQRNHGAIFILGQNISVDRDILFDLHSQCHVLFAQLVERDPHPAENASPTISTRELQCLKLTANGLTSEEIAKRLGLSVHTANQYLANTTQKLNAVNRVHAVAKALRRGLID, from the coding sequence ATGCCTGAGACGTCTTCGGGGATGCACTGGGAGGAAGTCTCTCCACTGGATGAGGGAAGTTGCCTGATCCTGCCGCTCGCCACGGATCAGCGGAATCATGGGGCGATTTTCATTCTCGGCCAGAACATCAGTGTGGACCGGGATATCCTGTTCGACCTTCATAGTCAGTGTCACGTTCTTTTCGCACAGCTTGTCGAACGAGACCCGCATCCCGCGGAAAACGCAAGCCCGACCATTTCCACACGCGAACTTCAGTGTTTGAAACTGACCGCCAACGGACTGACCAGCGAGGAAATCGCAAAGCGCCTGGGGCTATCGGTACATACTGCCAACCAATATCTGGCGAACACGACGCAAAAGCTCAACGCGGTCAACCGCGTTCACGCAGTTGCCAAGGCACTTCGCAGGGGATTGATCGACTAG
- the flhB gene encoding flagellar biosynthesis protein FlhB → MAEGADKESKTEEATEKKIRDSIDKGQLPFSKEVPVFASFLAILTFTIFFAQDSAIRLGSFLSIFLERADGWSLETRSDAMAIYQLVFLEIAKVVGVVMALLVTAGVAASVFQNTPRFVLDRVKPKLSRISLKEGWSRIFGAKGFVEFAKSLGKIIVAGGFLILAMREAETRLLAGMITNPVEFTSIIRDIAVQCLVVVTLVVAVIAVADLFWSRHQWRVDLRMTKQEVKDEHKQTEGDPIVKARLRSLARDRARQRMMSAVPQATLVIANPTHFAIALRYRRDDDAAPVVVAKGQDLIALRIREIATEHGIPVFEEPVLARSMYKQVSIDSLIPSQFYKAVAELIRRIYRTGERP, encoded by the coding sequence ATGGCGGAAGGTGCCGACAAGGAAAGCAAGACCGAAGAGGCAACGGAAAAGAAGATCCGTGACTCCATCGACAAGGGGCAGTTGCCCTTTTCCAAGGAAGTGCCTGTTTTCGCGTCTTTTCTTGCCATACTGACCTTCACAATTTTTTTCGCGCAGGACAGCGCGATACGCCTCGGCAGCTTTCTTTCTATTTTTCTGGAACGGGCGGACGGTTGGTCGCTGGAAACGCGCTCTGATGCGATGGCGATCTACCAGCTTGTGTTTCTGGAGATCGCGAAGGTTGTCGGGGTCGTTATGGCTCTTCTTGTAACGGCTGGTGTTGCTGCTTCAGTCTTTCAGAACACACCGCGATTTGTCCTTGATCGGGTTAAGCCGAAGCTTTCGCGCATCTCACTGAAAGAGGGCTGGAGCCGGATTTTCGGCGCCAAGGGTTTTGTGGAGTTCGCAAAATCGTTGGGAAAGATCATTGTTGCCGGCGGCTTTCTCATTTTGGCGATGCGCGAGGCCGAGACGCGATTGCTCGCCGGCATGATCACCAATCCTGTCGAATTCACCTCGATCATTCGCGATATTGCAGTTCAGTGTCTTGTCGTTGTGACACTTGTGGTAGCAGTCATCGCGGTTGCCGACCTCTTTTGGTCTCGTCACCAGTGGCGTGTGGATCTGCGCATGACCAAGCAGGAAGTCAAGGACGAGCACAAGCAGACTGAAGGTGACCCCATCGTCAAGGCGCGCCTGCGGTCGCTCGCGCGTGACAGAGCGCGCCAGCGCATGATGTCGGCAGTGCCGCAGGCGACACTTGTCATTGCCAACCCGACCCATTTTGCCATCGCATTGCGATATCGCCGCGACGACGACGCGGCACCCGTGGTGGTGGCGAAGGGGCAAGATCTTATCGCGCTCCGGATCAGGGAAATTGCAACCGAGCACGGCATTCCAGTGTTCGAAGAGCCGGTGCTCGCGCGCTCCATGTACAAACAAGTTTCGATTGATAGTTTGATTCCGTCGCAGTTTTACAAAGCTGTCGCGGAGTTGATCCGTCGCATCTACAGAACCGGTGAGAGACCGTAG
- a CDS encoding ABC transporter ATP-binding protein, protein MTALDLKNIQKSYGATKVIHGIDLKIEDGEFIVFVGPSGCGKSTLLRMIAGLENITGGDMFIGGERVNDIPPSQRGIAMVFQSYALYPHMTVYDNMAFGMKIAKAPKEEIDKRVQAAAEILQLTPYLNRLPKALSGGQRQRVAIGRAIVRNPKVFLFDEPLSNLDAALRVATRIEIAKLKSSMPETTMIYVTHDQVEAMTLADRIVVLSSGHIEQVGAPIELYEKPANLFVARFIGSPAMNIQPARVERTGHNTLISLGGRETMIPIPSPETLSGTRCHFGVRPEDLRIADGENFLFEGDVHFVERLGEVTNVYLHVKDVDDAIVVKVAGIQKYTKGERLRITAAPEKMHLFTEEGRSFLHI, encoded by the coding sequence ATGACGGCGCTCGATCTGAAGAACATTCAAAAAAGCTATGGCGCTACGAAGGTCATACACGGGATCGATCTCAAGATCGAGGATGGCGAGTTCATCGTTTTCGTCGGTCCGTCGGGCTGCGGCAAGTCCACCCTGCTGCGCATGATCGCCGGTCTGGAAAACATCACCGGCGGAGACATGTTCATCGGTGGTGAACGGGTCAACGACATCCCACCTTCCCAGCGCGGCATCGCTATGGTGTTCCAGTCCTACGCGCTTTATCCGCATATGACGGTCTACGACAATATGGCCTTCGGCATGAAGATTGCCAAAGCCCCGAAAGAGGAGATCGACAAGCGTGTACAGGCCGCCGCGGAAATTCTCCAGCTGACTCCGTATCTTAATCGCCTGCCCAAGGCGCTTTCGGGCGGTCAACGCCAACGCGTGGCGATCGGTCGGGCCATCGTCCGCAATCCGAAAGTGTTCCTGTTCGATGAACCCTTGTCCAATCTCGATGCGGCTCTTCGCGTGGCGACACGAATAGAGATTGCCAAGCTGAAAAGCTCCATGCCCGAAACGACAATGATCTATGTCACCCATGATCAGGTGGAAGCGATGACGCTCGCCGACCGGATTGTGGTCCTGTCCTCGGGTCATATCGAGCAGGTGGGAGCACCAATTGAGCTCTATGAAAAGCCAGCCAACCTGTTCGTCGCCCGTTTCATCGGCTCACCCGCCATGAACATCCAGCCGGCCCGGGTCGAAAGAACCGGTCACAACACCCTTATCAGCCTTGGTGGACGGGAGACCATGATTCCCATTCCCTCCCCCGAAACGCTCTCTGGCACCCGGTGCCATTTCGGCGTTCGCCCCGAAGACCTGCGAATCGCCGATGGAGAAAACTTCCTTTTCGAAGGCGACGTGCACTTCGTCGAGCGACTGGGTGAAGTCACCAATGTTTACCTGCACGTGAAAGATGTGGATGACGCAATCGTCGTGAAAGTGGCAGGCATACAGAAATATACCAAAGGCGAGCGTCTCCGCATCACTGCAGCCCCTGAAAAGATGCATCTTTTTACGGAAGAGGGTCGCTCATTCCTTCATATTTGA
- the motA gene encoding flagellar motor stator protein MotA: MGILIGLVVTLGCVIGGYMAMGGHVDVLFQPWEFVIICGAAFGTFLVANPMSTVKDAGKACIEAFKGSVPKETEYLETLGVLHSLMRELRTKSRSEVEAHIDNPEESAIFQTYPTILKNKDLTNFICDYCRIIIIGNARPFEIEALMDEEIQTIRRDKLKSYNALVAVSEGLPALGIVAAVLGVIKAMGAINESPEILGGLVGAALVGTFLGIFMSYAVVGPIATKIKIVREKKNRLYVIVKQTLLAYMNGSLPQVALEFGRKTISAYDRPTIDAVEQSTMNAGGGEKQAA; encoded by the coding sequence ATGGGTATTCTGATCGGACTGGTGGTAACGCTCGGCTGCGTGATCGGCGGCTACATGGCGATGGGTGGGCATGTGGATGTGCTCTTCCAGCCGTGGGAATTCGTGATCATCTGCGGGGCGGCGTTCGGAACCTTCCTTGTCGCCAACCCGATGTCGACCGTGAAGGATGCGGGCAAGGCCTGCATCGAGGCTTTCAAGGGTTCGGTGCCGAAAGAGACCGAGTATCTGGAAACACTCGGCGTTTTGCATAGTCTGATGCGGGAGTTGCGCACCAAATCGCGTAGCGAGGTTGAGGCGCATATCGACAATCCCGAAGAATCCGCAATTTTCCAGACCTATCCGACGATCCTCAAGAACAAGGACCTCACCAATTTCATTTGCGACTATTGCCGCATCATCATCATTGGCAATGCGCGTCCTTTCGAAATCGAGGCGCTGATGGATGAGGAAATCCAAACCATCCGGCGCGACAAACTCAAATCCTACAACGCACTCGTGGCGGTTTCCGAAGGACTTCCTGCGCTGGGCATCGTGGCCGCCGTTCTCGGCGTGATCAAGGCCATGGGGGCGATCAACGAATCTCCTGAAATCCTTGGTGGTCTGGTTGGCGCGGCTCTGGTGGGGACCTTCCTTGGAATCTTCATGTCCTATGCGGTGGTCGGTCCGATCGCGACCAAGATCAAGATTGTTCGCGAGAAGAAGAACCGGCTTTACGTGATCGTGAAACAGACGTTGCTTGCGTACATGAACGGTTCGCTGCCGCAGGTGGCGCTTGAGTTTGGTCGCAAGACCATTTCCGCATACGACCGACCGACCATCGATGCTGTCGAGCAAAGCACCATGAATGCCGGCGGTGGTGAGAAACAGGCCGCATGA